The Candidatus Polarisedimenticolia bacterium genome has a segment encoding these proteins:
- the nuoF gene encoding NADH-quinone oxidoreductase subunit NuoF, translating into MTDGRAQTLLLKNLHRSDSATLEAYLQGGGYRALARALKEMTPEQVVEEVKASGLRGRGGAGFPTGMKWGFMPKGPGPKYLVLNADESEPGTFKDRLLLERDPHLVLEGFLIGCYAVGCHHGFIYIRGEFVRPYRILLQAVQEARARGYVGKNLLGSGYDLEITVYRGAGAYICGEETALLESLEGKLGHPRLKPPFPAQVGLYGKPTSVNNVETVANVPMIVEMGANWYGNIGRPKNTGPKLFCLSGHVRRPGVYEFPLGIPLRELIYQHAGGMLRDDRPLKAVVPGGSSVPVLRADQIDVLMDFDSLAAAGTLLGSAGVIVMDDSVCMVDALLNLARFYAHESCGQCTPCREGTGWYVQILERLERGAGRKSDLDLLLDLSDRIQGNTICPLGDAVAMPVRSYVTQFREEFEEHVATRRCPRAAAAAPGRA; encoded by the coding sequence ATGACCGACGGCCGCGCCCAAACGCTTCTGCTGAAGAACCTGCACCGCTCCGACTCCGCGACCCTGGAGGCTTATCTTCAAGGGGGCGGTTACCGGGCGCTGGCGAGGGCGCTGAAGGAGATGACCCCGGAGCAGGTCGTGGAGGAGGTGAAGGCCTCGGGCCTGAGAGGACGGGGCGGAGCCGGTTTCCCGACCGGCATGAAGTGGGGCTTCATGCCGAAGGGGCCCGGCCCCAAGTACTTGGTCCTCAACGCCGACGAGAGCGAGCCGGGGACGTTCAAGGACCGGCTCCTCCTCGAACGGGACCCGCATCTGGTGTTGGAGGGATTCCTGATCGGCTGCTACGCCGTCGGATGCCATCACGGCTTCATCTATATCCGGGGAGAGTTCGTCCGGCCCTACCGGATTCTCCTCCAGGCGGTTCAGGAGGCCCGCGCCCGCGGCTACGTGGGGAAGAACCTCCTCGGCAGCGGCTACGATCTCGAGATCACGGTCTATCGCGGGGCCGGGGCCTACATTTGCGGCGAGGAGACCGCGCTGCTCGAGTCGCTCGAAGGGAAGCTCGGACATCCCCGGCTGAAGCCTCCGTTTCCCGCCCAGGTGGGACTCTACGGGAAGCCGACGTCGGTGAACAACGTCGAGACGGTCGCCAACGTTCCGATGATCGTGGAGATGGGGGCGAACTGGTACGGCAACATCGGCCGGCCCAAGAACACCGGGCCGAAGCTCTTCTGCCTCTCGGGGCACGTCCGCAGGCCGGGCGTGTACGAGTTCCCGCTGGGCATCCCCCTGCGGGAGCTGATTTACCAGCACGCGGGCGGCATGCTCCGTGACGATCGCCCGCTGAAGGCGGTCGTCCCGGGCGGGTCCTCGGTCCCGGTCCTGCGCGCCGATCAGATCGACGTTCTCATGGATTTCGACTCCCTCGCCGCCGCCGGCACCCTCCTCGGCTCGGCCGGCGTCATCGTGATGGACGACAGCGTGTGCATGGTGGACGCGCTTCTCAACCTGGCGCGCTTCTACGCCCACGAGTCCTGCGGGCAGTGCACGCCCTGCCGCGAAGGGACCGGCTGGTACGTCCAGATCCTGGAGAGGCTCGAGCGCGGCGCGGGCAGGAAGTCGGATCTCGATCTCCTCCTGGATCTCAGCGATCGGATCCAGGGGAACACGATCTGCCCGCTCGGAGACGCCGTGGCGATGCCCGTCCGGAGCTACGTCACCCAGTTCCGCGAGGAGTTCGAGGAGCACGTCGCCACGCGGCGGTGCCCGCGGGCGGCGGCCGCGGCGCCCGGTCGCGCCTGA
- the nuoE gene encoding NADH-quinone oxidoreductase subunit NuoE, whose product MIPGKETESRIEAALLEYPQPQSALLAVLHLLQAERGYIADEDIEYAARRVDVPVAHVAGVVSFYTMFRRKPPGRHHLQMCRTLSCQLRGCREILAHLRTRLGIAEGEVTPDGRFSLVTVECLGSCDTAPMMRVNDDYHEGLTIERLDALLDSMK is encoded by the coding sequence GTGATTCCGGGCAAGGAGACCGAAAGCCGGATCGAGGCCGCCTTGCTGGAATATCCGCAGCCTCAGTCGGCGCTTCTGGCGGTGCTTCACCTGCTCCAGGCGGAGAGGGGATACATCGCCGACGAAGACATCGAGTACGCCGCCCGGAGGGTGGATGTGCCGGTGGCCCACGTCGCGGGCGTCGTGTCCTTCTACACGATGTTCCGGCGCAAGCCTCCCGGCCGGCACCACCTGCAGATGTGCCGGACCCTCTCCTGCCAGCTCCGCGGCTGCCGGGAGATTCTCGCTCACCTGAGGACGCGGCTGGGGATCGCGGAAGGAGAGGTCACGCCCGACGGCCGGTTCTCGCTCGTGACGGTCGAGTGCCTCGGATCGTGCGACACCGCGCCCATGATGCGGGTGAACGACGATTACCATGAGGGACTGACGATCGAGCGCCTCGACGCGCTCCTGGACTCCATGAAATGA
- the nuoD gene encoding NADH dehydrogenase (quinone) subunit D: MSHPEEKIAPDPVTGETVTINMGPSHPSTHGVLRLVVELDGEVVRKVVPHVGYLHRGMEKIAESMTYHQFIPYTDRLDYLAPLSNNVAFVLAVEKLIGLEVPPRCRAIRVICCEIARISAHLLWLGTGALDLGAATVFFHTFRERETLYNLIEMITGTRLTTSYPRVGGLARDLPDGLIPQLAEFIKTFPQKVDEYETLLTRNRIWLKRTQNIGKISAADAVDFGLTGPNLRACGVEYDVRKAFPYSGYEQYDFEIPLGGVGDAYDRYLVRIEEMRQSVRILRQAVASLPAGPVNADDPKVVLPPKKKVVTSMEELIHQFIIVTEGFPAPTGEVYHAVEAPKGELGFYVKSEGSKSPYRLKIRSPSFVSLQAVPLMAEGGMVSDLIAVVASLDPVMGEVDR, encoded by the coding sequence AAGATCGCCCCCGATCCGGTGACGGGGGAGACGGTCACGATCAACATGGGCCCGTCGCACCCGAGCACGCACGGCGTGCTGCGGCTGGTGGTCGAGCTGGACGGGGAGGTGGTGCGCAAGGTCGTGCCTCACGTCGGCTATCTTCACCGGGGCATGGAGAAGATCGCCGAGAGCATGACCTACCATCAGTTCATCCCCTACACCGATCGGCTCGACTATCTGGCCCCGCTGTCCAACAACGTGGCGTTCGTCCTGGCGGTGGAGAAGCTGATCGGGCTGGAGGTGCCGCCACGCTGCCGGGCGATTCGCGTGATCTGCTGCGAGATCGCCCGGATCTCCGCGCACCTGCTGTGGCTGGGGACCGGCGCGCTCGACCTCGGCGCGGCGACCGTCTTCTTCCACACCTTCCGGGAGCGGGAGACTCTCTACAACCTGATCGAGATGATCACAGGCACCCGACTCACGACGAGCTATCCCCGGGTCGGCGGGCTGGCCCGCGACCTTCCGGACGGCCTGATTCCGCAGCTCGCGGAGTTCATCAAGACGTTCCCCCAGAAGGTGGACGAGTACGAAACCCTCCTGACGCGGAACCGCATCTGGCTCAAGCGCACGCAGAACATCGGGAAGATCTCGGCCGCCGACGCCGTCGATTTCGGCCTGACCGGCCCGAACCTCCGGGCGTGCGGAGTCGAGTACGACGTCCGGAAGGCCTTCCCCTATTCGGGGTACGAGCAGTACGACTTCGAGATCCCGCTGGGCGGCGTCGGCGACGCCTACGACCGCTACCTCGTCCGGATCGAGGAGATGCGCCAGAGCGTGCGGATCCTGCGGCAGGCCGTGGCGAGCCTGCCCGCGGGTCCCGTCAACGCCGACGATCCGAAGGTGGTCCTGCCGCCGAAGAAGAAGGTGGTCACCAGCATGGAGGAATTGATCCACCAGTTCATCATCGTCACCGAGGGCTTTCCCGCCCCGACCGGAGAGGTCTACCACGCCGTCGAGGCTCCGAAGGGCGAGCTGGGCTTCTACGTCAAGAGCGAGGGGAGCAAGTCGCCTTACCGCCTGAAAATACGCTCCCCTTCCTTCGTGAGCCTGCAGGCGGTGCCGCTCATGGCCGAGGGAGGGATGGTCTCGGATCTGATCGCCGTGGTCGCGAGCCTGGATCCGGTCATGGGGGAGGTGGACCGGTGA
- a CDS encoding 2Fe-2S iron-sulfur cluster-binding protein: MAEETQQPAEVTLTIDGETVTVPREMNLIQAAAKAGIEIPSFCFHHRLSVAGNCRICLVEIEKMPKNQIACSTRVAPGMVVKTRSEKAVKGRQGVMEFLLINHPLDCPICDKAGECILQSHSFHYGTGQSRFEGEKVHGDKQVDLGPHIVFDAERCIKCTRCIRFCDEVTHTHELGFFNRGDHSIIGTFPGRRLDNAYSGCTSDICPVGALTVKEFRFKQRVWFLKNTASICSGCARGCNVYLGIHQNRIWRIMPRESEAVNKSWICDEGRLSYERYQIAERLADARSGPMVGTAAGTARPLMPRAAWEEAAATLGEVARKHGGASIAAITSGHATLEEQAALAELMRTLGGTRTALPVHERGEDDGLLIRKDKTMNSRGALLIGGVNARLDEIVAAAAKGEIRALIVLREDPIGEGGEEAGAALGTLDLLLTLDWRVTPTVRASDLALPVCAYGELDGSAMNFEGRLQLLRPGLLPHGESDPAWRPLYEMVARLGGEPAPQSFRDAFRRSASRPGPLFGLDTPAVGTAGLDLANAKEP; this comes from the coding sequence ATGGCCGAAGAGACGCAGCAACCCGCGGAAGTGACGCTCACGATCGACGGCGAGACCGTCACCGTGCCCCGCGAGATGAACCTCATCCAGGCGGCCGCCAAGGCCGGGATCGAGATCCCCTCGTTCTGCTTCCACCATCGGCTCTCGGTGGCCGGCAACTGCCGCATCTGCCTGGTGGAGATCGAGAAGATGCCGAAGAACCAGATCGCCTGCTCCACGCGCGTCGCTCCCGGAATGGTGGTGAAGACGCGCTCCGAGAAGGCGGTGAAGGGCCGGCAGGGGGTGATGGAGTTCCTCCTCATCAACCATCCCCTCGACTGCCCCATCTGCGACAAAGCGGGCGAGTGCATCCTCCAGTCGCATTCGTTCCACTACGGCACCGGCCAGAGCCGGTTCGAAGGCGAGAAGGTCCACGGGGACAAGCAGGTCGATCTCGGGCCGCACATCGTCTTCGACGCCGAACGGTGCATCAAGTGCACCCGGTGCATCCGCTTCTGCGACGAGGTGACCCACACCCACGAGTTGGGGTTCTTCAACCGCGGAGACCACTCGATCATCGGGACGTTCCCGGGACGGCGGCTCGACAACGCCTATTCGGGGTGCACCTCGGACATCTGCCCGGTCGGAGCGCTGACGGTCAAGGAATTCCGCTTCAAGCAGCGCGTCTGGTTCCTGAAGAACACCGCTTCGATCTGCTCGGGCTGCGCCCGCGGCTGCAACGTCTACCTGGGGATCCACCAGAACCGGATCTGGCGGATCATGCCGCGGGAGAGCGAGGCGGTGAACAAGAGCTGGATCTGCGACGAGGGAAGGCTGAGCTACGAGCGGTATCAGATCGCCGAGCGCCTCGCCGACGCGCGCTCGGGGCCCATGGTCGGAACGGCCGCCGGGACGGCCCGGCCGCTGATGCCCCGGGCGGCCTGGGAGGAGGCGGCGGCGACGCTCGGCGAGGTGGCCCGGAAGCACGGGGGCGCCTCGATCGCCGCGATCACTTCCGGCCACGCGACGCTGGAGGAGCAGGCGGCGCTCGCGGAGCTGATGAGAACCCTCGGCGGAACCCGGACGGCGCTTCCGGTTCACGAGCGCGGCGAGGACGACGGCCTCCTGATCCGGAAGGACAAGACGATGAACTCGCGCGGAGCCCTCCTGATCGGCGGGGTCAACGCCCGGCTGGACGAGATCGTCGCGGCCGCCGCGAAAGGGGAGATCCGCGCCCTGATTGTCCTGCGGGAGGATCCGATCGGCGAAGGAGGCGAGGAGGCGGGCGCGGCGTTGGGGACGCTGGACCTCCTGCTCACGCTCGACTGGCGGGTGACGCCGACGGTCAGGGCGTCGGATCTGGCCCTTCCGGTCTGCGCCTACGGAGAGCTGGACGGCAGCGCCATGAACTTCGAAGGACGACTCCAGCTGCTCCGCCCCGGCCTCCTGCCGCACGGCGAAAGCGATCCGGCCTGGCGTCCGCTGTACGAGATGGTGGCGCGCCTCGGCGGGGAGCCGGCCCCCCAGAGCTTCCGGGATGCGTTCCGGCGGAGCGCGTCCCGGCCCGGGCCTCTGTTCGGACTCGACACGCCGGCCGTGGGAACGGCGGGACTTGACCTGGCGAACGCCAAGGAGCCGTAG